A stretch of DNA from Montipora capricornis isolate CH-2021 chromosome 1, ASM3666992v2, whole genome shotgun sequence:
AGTGCAACTGGTACGGTTGAGAACagttttatcgctttatttgaATAATTGCTTTTATTACCGAGACTCTTTATATTGTTTGATCTCCCCTAGATAGATATCCTACTGTAACAGTTAACAATTGAAGATAATAGGACATAACAATCATAACTTACCATTGGTTAATCGCGGTAAATATTTCTGCAGTTATTTCCTCAACACTAGTTTCGTTCATTTGTTTGCAGAATTATCAGTTCTACCTGAATCCAGACCAAATGAATTCATGAGAACACGGTGTACCTGCGGAAAGAACACCAAAGATCCCTACAAAATATCGTGCACTTCTTCTAAATGCCCGTGCAACAGGCAAAGTCAATCTTGTTCCAGGAAATGTCGCTGCTATAATTGTAAGAATGAAAATATCAACGCAGCAAAAGAGTCACAGAAGCCGTCTAGTAAAATAGGAAATAAAGGGTGTACATGTGGCAACACACTAAAATACAACAAAGGAGCTAATCAGTTATCTTGCAGGGACGGTGAAAGAAAGACAAAGTGCCCATGTGTTGCTAGACGAGAGGGCTGTACAAATATGTGTAGGTGCCGCAACTGCTCCAATATTTTCCAGACTGGTGGTATTTCGGTGACACCTCTCTCAGAAAGGAAACGAAGAAGGGAGACAGTCTCGTCGTATAGCAGAAAATTTGGAAAGAAGTTTCTGAGTGCTGAAAGTGCTCCATTGAAGTCAGAACCTTGGAGGATCTTGGAGGATCTTGGAAACCTTGTGTCTAATAGTTTGCCACGAAGTTCTCGTAGTTAATGGCCTTCCAAATAATTCCATAAACTTTGCATCCTTGTACAATTTTGTAGCGGAATCTAACGATACGAAAGAGTTGTCTCTGCCAATTGCAAGCAAAACAACAGCACAAATAGCGGCCAAGATGGCACACTTAGTGAAACACAGAACATGACTTTCCAAGAACAGGAAAAGCAAGGGAGACTATCAATAAATCGAACAAAGGAAAGCAGCTGAGACATTCTACTTGTTTTTGTTAGATACTTGTAAATTCTGTCACTAACGATGCCGACGATAAAGAAAAGTCCAGAATATATAGTTAACCACGGTTCATGTTTAAACCAATACGTATTCCCTTGCAAGTAAATGACGTGTAGGGTTTTCATTGGACACTCACAGCATTACTTAATTGCAATAAACAAGTAATTTTTAAGGTGATATGTTATCTCATGTTTTCAGTTTATCAGTAAAATTCATTGTCTCCTCCTCCAGAGACACTCAAAATAcgataattatatatatttatatcttTTTATCTCATTTATTTTATATTGATTTGTCTCATTTGATAGCAAAACTATATTACCTCAGCTTGTTCTGTTCTCTTGCTCTGTAaatcgtttatttattttattatatacgtaTTTAACATTGCTCGCCCCGATTGTAGAACCCCGATATCAAATCCGCCAGcaaacttttaaaaacatttattaCATTTCACACACGGTTACATTACACACCCCACTTGAATAAATTGCCCTAGCTTTTATACTTTAACAACAATACAACACTCCCGTAGGACCACGCTACACCTAGTAACCATTGACAACAATAACGACATTCCAACGATAGCTAACGCTACGACACTACATTCCCTCCTTTCTTTCGAGAACAAAGATCTTATCCCTACAACAATATAATTTCGCAAAAGAAACTATGAATGAAACAAAACTAGGAACAGGAAAATAATGATCCTAACCGAAACATACAATGTTTAAACTAGACACGGGAAACAATCTTTATCTGTAAAGTAAAAGGGTctttaacaaagttttttcaaaCGCACGAGAGACAGTCTTTCAATCCCTTAATGACTAAACGAAATCTTTAAACCTGGAAGGCCTACGGACTTGACGCGTGGACCTTCGAAGAGTTTTCTGACCAACTCCTGGAACTTGTGGTTCACACTCGTTCTGACAAGCTCCTGGAACTTGTGGTTCACACTCATCTCCTCCTTTCCCTGTTTCTGTCTGAGTAGATTCCTGGATTTCTCCCTGAAAATGAGCTAGAAAATGCGTCTATTGATGCTGGCCCTTCAAATGTTCACCAGGGAGAAATCCAGGAATCTACTCAGACAGAAACAGGGAAAGGAGGAGATGAGTGTGAACCACAAGTTCCAGGAGCTTGTCAGAACGAGTGTGAACCACAAGTTCCAGGAATTGGTCAGAAACCTCTTAGGTACAACAACGAGAGGAGATATCCATCCTGATGGTCCCTCTGGTACCCCTTCAATAATGTCGAGCTCCAGCAGTTCGTCAAGTTTCTTGTCCACCTTTTCCCGCAACCCGAACGGAACTCTTCGCACATGCTGAGCTACTGGCTTCACTGAATCGTCGATGTGCAGTTTCAACTCGTACCCTTTTAACAGCCCGACGCCGTTGAACAAAGCACTGTATCTCCCGCGAATATCACCGTCTAGCCCTCTGCTGACACTATTTGCTTGAACAGCAGCGACGtgcaaaatgtcaatcaaggTCCATCACCGTTCCACGACCAAGAAGCGTGCGACCGTCGCCCTTAACAACCACGAAATCGGCCCGGCACCCAGTTTCATCACCAGCTAGCATAACATCTGCTGTAAAGGTCCCAAGTGTGGGTAAAGGTTCTTTACCATCGTAAGCGTACAGGGTTGTAGCTGATTTACAGGACTCGCACCAGATTCCTCTTTGTTTAAGAAAATTCCAGGTCGGTTCACTCAACACATTGCAAGTAGCGCCAGAATCAATAAGGACCTCTCCCAAATGCACTCCACCAACGACCAAAGTTAATGAACCACTCTTTTCAATCGTTTGGTCACCAGGCCGTTCTACCGAGAACGCATACTCTGGACTTTGTTGGACAGGACTGCTGGGTTGACGCACTTTCACAAGCCACCCGATTTGCTTCTCTTGGCTTAACAGGTTTACTTTGAAATCGACTCCTCGCCCTTGCTTTGTCTCCCCTAGCCACGCCCTTGCCTCGACTAGGACCATTTCGACCGCTACTGGTGGCTCCCTTCAATTCTCCACTGCCTCGCTGCATAACCTGAGGACACCTAACTCTGAAATGCCCAATACCGCCACATCTTCGACATCCTTGACCACGTGCAGGACACCTCTTGCCTCCGCTAAAATGACCATCTAGACCACAGGCATAACATACTCTGCTCCTAGCTGAACGTTTATTCCCACCAACCACATTAACCTGGTCGGCGCCCGCGTTTGATACCATCACTTTAATCAGACGATCGACAGCTTCTTGCGATCTCGCGATCCTCAACAAATCTTCAAGTGTCAATGTTCCCTCCTTTTCTAGGAATTTGCGACGCATATGACTTGAACAGCATTTATCAATAACTTGATCGCGAATATAGTCGTCCTCTTGTTCTCCGAAGTCACAGCTAACCGAACGCTGACGAAGCCGACAGACAAACTGATCCACGGTTTCACTATTCTCTTGTGCGATCTGCCGAAACAAATGCCTCTCGAACGAGACGTTCGCTTTCGGGATAAAGTAATCATCCAGTACTTTTAAGGTGTCTTGCAAAGTAGCGATTGTATCCTCGCCCACTAGCGTGAAATAAACTTCCTGCACTTCCATACCAGCTACGTGTAACAGAAGAGAACGCTTTTGCAAATCATTGGTCACTCCTTTTCCAGAAACGTACAAATTGAATGCTCTTTTCCATTGCTTCCATCGCTGGC
This window harbors:
- the LOC138056733 gene encoding uncharacterized protein — translated: MPVGGRETSGTDSSSGETSDVSAPVTLDVGSLEDFNPKGDPHGFSQRWKQWKRAFNLYVSGKGVTNDLQKRSLLLHVAGMEVQEVYFTLVGEDTIATLQDTLKVLDDYFIPKANVSFERHLFRQIAQENSETVDQFVCRLRQRSVSCDFGEQEDDYIRDQVIDKCCSSHMRRKFLEKEGTLTLEDLLRIARSQEAVDRLIKVMVSNAGADQVNVVGGNKRSARSRVCYACGLDGHFSGGKRCPARGQGCRRCGGIGHFRVRCPQVMQRGSGELKGATSSGRNGPSRGKGVARGDKARARSRFQKRPGDQTIEKSGSLTLVVGGVHLGEVLIDSGATCNVLSEPTWNFLKQRGIWCESCKSATTLYAYDGKEPLPTLGTFTADVMLAGDETGCRADFVVVKGDGRTLLGRGTVMDLD